The following coding sequences lie in one Candidatus Eremiobacteraceae bacterium genomic window:
- the rsmD gene encoding 16S rRNA (guanine(966)-N(2))-methyltransferase RsmD — protein MRLSGGTSARRVVAAPRGERTRPTSAKVREALFAVLGKRVQGARVLDLFAGSGALGLEAISRGAASVVFVESDAAAAMTVRRNAVAVIGDKERFRIMPITALRALRRLRGAFDIVLIDPPYDRGAREELVTLMQRSLVTPDGMVVVEHRSSEEVAFPASLRVLRSTKYGDTALTFASVVPGRDTAPQAEKVEAAREQPRARQKSRRSGQTS, from the coding sequence ATGCGATTGTCAGGAGGCACGAGCGCTCGGCGCGTGGTCGCGGCCCCACGCGGTGAGAGAACGAGACCGACGTCCGCCAAGGTGCGCGAGGCGCTATTCGCAGTGCTCGGCAAGCGCGTGCAAGGCGCGCGCGTGCTCGACCTGTTCGCCGGCTCCGGCGCACTTGGGTTGGAAGCGATCTCGCGCGGCGCGGCGTCGGTGGTCTTCGTCGAAAGCGATGCCGCGGCGGCGATGACCGTGCGTCGCAACGCTGTTGCGGTGATCGGTGACAAAGAACGGTTTCGGATCATGCCGATCACCGCGCTGCGTGCGCTGCGCAGATTGCGCGGCGCGTTCGACATCGTCCTGATCGACCCGCCATACGATCGCGGGGCTCGGGAAGAGCTCGTCACGCTGATGCAACGCAGTCTCGTGACGCCCGACGGCATGGTCGTCGTGGAGCACCGAAGCAGCGAAGAGGTAGCGTTTCCTGCATCCCTGCGAGTGTTGCGTTCGACGAAGTACGGCGACACAGCGCTCACGTTTGCCTCGGTCGTGCCCGGGCGCGACACGGCACCACAGGCGGAGAAAGTCGAAGCCGCGCGCGAGCAGCCGCGCGCTCGCCAAAAAAGCCGCCGTTCGGGTCAAACGTCATGA
- the coaD gene encoding pantetheine-phosphate adenylyltransferase, with product MTPSHDAPVIYPGSFDPMTNGHLDVARRAARTFPHVVVAVVANPNKRPLFSAHARVAMLRDACSGLPNVEVASFDGLLVDFVRLRGARLIVKGLRIVADFEGEFTMALINRKLAGNVDTMFLPASVEYAYVSSSSVREIFALGGDVSDFVPPSVLRAMADLRRDVG from the coding sequence ATGACCCCGTCGCACGATGCGCCGGTGATCTATCCCGGCAGTTTCGACCCGATGACGAACGGTCATCTCGACGTAGCGCGGCGAGCTGCGCGCACGTTTCCGCATGTGGTGGTCGCGGTCGTCGCCAACCCGAACAAACGGCCTTTGTTCTCCGCGCATGCGCGCGTCGCCATGCTCCGCGACGCCTGCAGTGGGCTGCCCAACGTCGAAGTGGCGTCCTTCGACGGGCTGCTTGTGGACTTCGTGCGCCTGCGTGGCGCCCGTCTTATCGTGAAAGGCCTTCGCATCGTGGCAGACTTCGAAGGTGAATTCACGATGGCGCTTATCAATCGTAAACTCGCAGGCAACGTCGACACGATGTTTCTGCCTGCGAGCGTCGAATACGCTTACGTATCGTCATCGAGCGTGCGCGAGATTTTCGCGCTCGGCGGTGATGTGTCGGATTTCGTGCCGCCATCGGTGCTCCGCGCCATGGCAGACCTTCGGAGGGACGTCGGATGA
- a CDS encoding PDZ domain-containing protein, whose product MWAFMAVVVIIVGWLPIPYFIYGPGAAVSLNDAIAVPGKTPPSGKLYLTDIRLYPGRPIVYAIAAVLPGFEIVKRSDLVPPNVTDRQLNVELVDAMTESQLNAQVVAERAAGLPVRATIVYVVQGTKAKTPAARCFRPADEIVAMDGRPFGTDDDLLRTTALHRAGTAFHLTVKRANRRINVTCQTYDLAGKPRFGVYIQPQTRAIKLPVAVTFNLPDVNGSSAGLMFSLQIYRTLTGADITGGRSIAGTGVLAADGGVSAISGTREKIQAAIRAGATVFLVPVDNYKDIAGTRGIQIIPVRSFSQALHALALQSVPKNKTV is encoded by the coding sequence GTGTGGGCGTTCATGGCCGTCGTCGTCATCATCGTCGGCTGGTTGCCGATACCGTATTTCATCTACGGGCCCGGCGCTGCGGTCAGTCTGAACGACGCGATCGCGGTACCGGGCAAGACGCCGCCATCCGGTAAGCTCTATCTCACCGACATCCGGCTCTATCCCGGTCGTCCGATCGTCTATGCGATCGCGGCGGTGCTGCCGGGATTTGAGATAGTCAAACGATCCGATCTCGTGCCGCCAAATGTCACCGACCGGCAATTGAACGTCGAGCTCGTCGACGCGATGACCGAGAGTCAGCTCAACGCGCAGGTCGTCGCGGAGCGGGCGGCCGGCTTGCCCGTGCGCGCCACCATCGTCTACGTCGTGCAAGGCACGAAGGCGAAGACGCCGGCTGCGCGCTGTTTCCGCCCGGCCGACGAAATCGTCGCCATGGACGGCCGGCCGTTCGGCACGGACGACGACCTTCTTCGGACCACGGCGCTTCACAGAGCGGGCACCGCATTTCACCTCACGGTCAAGCGCGCCAACAGACGGATCAACGTGACATGTCAGACGTACGATCTCGCCGGCAAACCGAGATTCGGCGTGTACATCCAGCCGCAAACGCGCGCCATTAAGCTGCCGGTCGCCGTGACGTTCAATCTGCCGGACGTGAACGGATCGTCGGCCGGTTTGATGTTTTCACTGCAGATCTACCGCACGCTGACCGGTGCCGACATCACCGGCGGCCGGAGCATCGCGGGAACAGGCGTGCTTGCGGCCGATGGCGGCGTTTCAGCGATTTCAGGTACGAGGGAGAAGATCCAGGCCGCTATCCGTGCGGGAGCAACCGTATTCTTGGTGCCGGTCGACAATTATAAGGATATCGCCGGCACACGAGGCATCCAAATCATTCCAGTTCGGTCGTTTTCACAGGCTCTGCACGCCCTTGCTCTGCAGTCCGTCCCGAAAAACAAAACGGTTTGA
- a CDS encoding DUF177 domain-containing protein: MKLSVARLFGPEFAAIDVDQLLRFDGDLGSRYPDGVRMIAQATKIAHGVHVEGAITGCEHETCARCLEPFERDVRVDVEETYSEDVPESDAMFGDVAPLIGRSIDLTELAAQLLEVDEPIAAVCDEACKGMCDSCGQNRNIGSCTCAEHAIDPRLAGLARSLQERRES, from the coding sequence GTGAAACTTTCCGTCGCTCGTCTTTTCGGGCCTGAATTCGCCGCCATCGATGTCGACCAGCTGCTCAGGTTCGATGGCGACTTGGGCTCTCGATATCCGGACGGAGTCCGGATGATCGCGCAAGCGACGAAGATCGCGCACGGCGTTCACGTCGAGGGCGCGATCACCGGCTGCGAACACGAAACATGCGCGCGCTGCCTCGAACCGTTCGAGCGCGATGTGCGAGTAGATGTCGAGGAGACGTATAGCGAAGACGTGCCGGAGAGCGATGCGATGTTCGGTGATGTGGCGCCGTTGATCGGACGCTCGATCGATCTCACAGAATTGGCCGCGCAGCTGCTCGAAGTCGACGAGCCGATCGCAGCGGTATGCGACGAAGCGTGCAAGGGCATGTGCGACTCATGCGGGCAGAATCGGAACATCGGATCGTGCACGTGCGCGGAACACGCGATCGATCCTCGTCTGGCAGGCCTGGCTCGGAGCTTGCAAGAACGCCGCGAGTCATAG
- a CDS encoding beta-ketoacyl-ACP synthase III: MKGFGVTIAGIGRYAPAGILSNSDLEKLVETSDEWIVQRTGMRRRHIASPEQATSDIAIPAARAALEAAGRQAADVDCVIVATATPDYLFPATACIVSSALGVSGKPAFDISIACSGFIYGMTTAASLIRAGVFKSVLLIGAETLSKIVDYTDRSTCVLFGDGAGAALFERSDEDCFLGADLGADGADPTVLYLPGGGSRLPFNTNGKADRSAGFVQMQGQAVFKFAVNMMAQASRNALARADLTPEDADFVVPHQANARIIDATVKMLKLPPSKCVTNIQEYGNTSSASIPLALCEAVADGRIQPGNVVVFTAFGGGLSWGAVAWRWRGARVGTLPPENIEPERPAHIVPA, from the coding sequence ATGAAGGGCTTCGGCGTCACCATCGCCGGCATCGGGCGATACGCCCCTGCCGGCATTTTGTCGAACAGCGATCTCGAGAAGCTCGTCGAGACGAGCGATGAATGGATCGTCCAGCGCACGGGCATGCGCCGGCGGCATATCGCAAGCCCGGAGCAGGCCACCTCGGACATAGCGATTCCGGCCGCGCGGGCCGCGCTTGAAGCGGCGGGGCGTCAGGCTGCGGACGTGGACTGCGTGATCGTCGCGACCGCGACACCCGATTATCTCTTTCCAGCCACAGCGTGCATCGTCTCTTCGGCGCTCGGCGTGAGCGGCAAGCCGGCATTCGACATTTCCATAGCGTGTTCTGGTTTCATCTACGGCATGACCACGGCGGCCTCGCTCATCCGCGCGGGCGTTTTCAAGTCCGTGCTTTTGATCGGCGCCGAGACGCTCTCGAAGATCGTCGACTACACCGACCGTTCGACATGCGTGCTGTTCGGCGATGGAGCGGGAGCGGCGCTCTTCGAGCGGAGCGATGAGGACTGTTTTCTCGGAGCCGATCTTGGCGCCGATGGAGCCGACCCCACCGTGTTGTATCTGCCCGGCGGCGGAAGCCGCTTGCCGTTCAACACAAACGGAAAGGCCGACCGAAGCGCGGGTTTCGTGCAGATGCAGGGCCAAGCCGTATTCAAGTTCGCCGTCAATATGATGGCGCAGGCGTCACGCAACGCGCTGGCGCGAGCCGATCTCACGCCCGAAGATGCGGATTTTGTGGTGCCGCACCAGGCCAACGCGCGAATCATCGATGCGACCGTCAAGATGTTGAAATTGCCGCCGTCGAAGTGCGTCACGAACATCCAAGAGTATGGCAACACGTCGTCCGCGTCCATTCCGCTGGCTCTTTGTGAGGCGGTGGCGGATGGCCGCATCCAACCAGGCAACGTGGTGGTCTTCACAGCGTTCGGAGGCGGGCTCTCATGGGGTGCCGTTGCATGGCGTTGGCGTGGAGCGCGCGTGGGAACATTGCCGCCGGAGAACATAGAACCCGAGCGCCCGGCGCACATCGTTCCAGCGTGA
- the fabD gene encoding ACP S-malonyltransferase, which yields MPTIGVVFPGQGSQAAGMGADAAAHVPAARECFERASAVLGYDLLALVVDGDEARLRDTRISQPAIFTANVAIYRAVEAAGFTPIVSGGHSFGEFCSLTIARAIGFDDAVALVHERGLAMGEAADASPGAMAAVIGFDQATVEKLCAEARAASGARVDVANLNAPVQIVVSGDEAGVNELCELAKAGGAKRVVMLNVSGAWHSELMEPAMRRFAAHIEKAPFALPAFDVIGNVEVAPYRNIEDIRRCLIASLCARVRWHETSVAIAARKPDLLVECGATPVLAPMLKRIDGVSSDRVFHVADHAGVERLIAAGERLTV from the coding sequence ATGCCGACGATAGGCGTGGTCTTTCCCGGGCAAGGGTCGCAAGCGGCGGGCATGGGAGCCGACGCCGCCGCGCACGTGCCTGCGGCTCGCGAATGTTTCGAACGAGCGTCCGCTGTGCTCGGGTACGACCTGCTCGCACTGGTCGTAGACGGAGACGAAGCTCGCCTTCGCGATACGCGCATCAGTCAGCCGGCTATATTCACCGCGAACGTCGCGATCTATCGCGCGGTCGAAGCCGCCGGCTTCACGCCGATCGTGTCGGGCGGCCATTCCTTCGGTGAGTTCTGTTCGCTTACGATCGCGCGCGCCATCGGATTTGACGATGCGGTTGCGCTCGTGCACGAGCGAGGTCTCGCGATGGGCGAGGCTGCCGACGCGAGCCCCGGTGCGATGGCCGCAGTCATCGGGTTCGACCAGGCGACGGTCGAAAAGCTGTGCGCGGAAGCGCGCGCGGCGAGCGGCGCTCGCGTGGACGTCGCCAACCTCAACGCGCCGGTCCAGATCGTCGTCTCCGGCGACGAAGCGGGCGTTAATGAATTGTGCGAGCTCGCGAAGGCCGGCGGCGCAAAACGGGTCGTCATGCTCAACGTTTCGGGCGCGTGGCACAGCGAGTTGATGGAGCCGGCTATGCGGCGCTTCGCGGCGCACATCGAGAAAGCGCCGTTCGCGTTGCCGGCATTCGACGTGATCGGAAACGTCGAAGTCGCGCCATATAGAAACATCGAGGACATCCGCCGCTGCTTGATCGCGAGTCTCTGCGCACGAGTGCGTTGGCATGAGACCTCGGTGGCGATCGCCGCGCGTAAACCGGATCTTCTCGTGGAATGCGGTGCCACGCCCGTGCTCGCGCCGATGCTGAAGAGAATCGACGGAGTATCCTCGGATCGCGTGTTCCATGTAGCCGATCATGCCGGCGTTGAACGGTTGATCGCGGCCGGCGAGCGCTTGACAGTATGA
- a CDS encoding 3-oxoacyl-ACP reductase family protein, whose amino-acid sequence MNGSASGKAAIVTGAGTGIGRAVARALAAAGARVMLNGRRAEPLHAVRAEIEAAGGIAQVHQGDVSSQTEALALVEATKAQFGRVDVLVNNAGKSYDTLILRMKWDALEDALAVNLKSVFYLSSAAGKVMLAQKSGAIVNISSVVALTGNAGQSAYVAAKAAVLGLTKSLAQEFGSRGIRVNAIAPGFIQTEMTSVLPEATQASYMARIPLGRFGTADEVAHVALFLSSDEAAYITGQTFAVDGGLTMR is encoded by the coding sequence ATGAACGGCAGCGCAAGCGGCAAGGCCGCAATCGTGACCGGCGCAGGAACCGGAATCGGACGCGCGGTGGCCCGCGCGCTCGCGGCCGCGGGCGCGCGCGTGATGCTCAACGGCCGGCGCGCCGAACCGCTCCACGCCGTTCGGGCAGAGATCGAGGCGGCCGGCGGCATCGCGCAGGTGCACCAAGGCGATGTGTCTTCGCAGACCGAGGCACTGGCGCTTGTCGAAGCGACGAAGGCGCAGTTCGGCCGCGTGGATGTCCTTGTGAACAACGCCGGCAAGTCCTACGATACCCTAATCTTACGCATGAAATGGGATGCCCTCGAAGACGCGCTCGCGGTGAACCTCAAGAGCGTCTTCTATCTGTCCTCAGCGGCGGGAAAGGTCATGTTGGCCCAGAAAAGCGGCGCGATCGTCAATATATCGTCCGTTGTCGCTTTGACCGGCAACGCCGGGCAGAGCGCCTACGTGGCGGCGAAGGCCGCCGTGCTTGGCCTGACGAAATCGCTTGCGCAGGAGTTCGGCTCCCGCGGCATCCGCGTCAACGCGATCGCCCCCGGTTTCATCCAGACCGAGATGACCTCGGTCCTGCCGGAAGCGACACAGGCTTCGTACATGGCGCGTATACCGCTCGGGAGATTCGGCACGGCCGATGAAGTGGCGCACGTCGCGCTTTTCTTGAGCAGCGACGAAGCCGCGTACATAACGGGCCAGACATTCGCCGTGGACGGCGGACTCACCATGCGATAA
- a CDS encoding acyl carrier protein yields the protein MSVFDKVKKCIVEQLGVDEEEVVIDASITDDLGADSLDQVELVMALETEFNIDIPDEAAEKIKTVGDAVRYIEEAGEKA from the coding sequence ATGTCCGTTTTCGACAAAGTGAAGAAGTGCATCGTCGAGCAACTCGGTGTGGACGAAGAAGAAGTCGTCATCGACGCCTCGATCACCGATGACCTTGGGGCAGATTCGCTCGACCAGGTCGAGCTGGTCATGGCGCTCGAGACCGAGTTCAACATCGACATCCCCGACGAAGCGGCCGAGAAGATCAAGACGGTCGGCGACGCCGTTCGTTACATCGAAGAGGCTGGCGAAAAGGCGTGA
- the ffh gene encoding signal recognition particle protein: MLQGLSDRLGAIFQRLRSRGKLNEHDVSDVLREVRIALLEADVNLKVVKDFIASIRARAIGAEVLESLTPAQAVIKIVHDGLIELMGSQVAPVRFLPVGTTAIILAGLQGSGKTTHAAKLARFFKEDGRRPLLVACDVYRPAAITQLKVLGEQIDVPVFSLDGADPTTIAREALAHAKQVGNGVAIFDTAGRLQIDEPLMQELQSIRATVDPSEVLLVVDSMTGQEAVNVALEFDRRIGLTGTILTKMDGDSRGGAALSIRAVLGKPVKFIGTGEKVGALEPFHPDRLVSRILGFGDVLTLIERSQSVYDEAQAKDLAQKLKRQSFTLQDFLDQLRMVKKMGSLGDIAKMIPGVGKLVKDNPIEDRQVARTEAIICSMTPLERTDPSVLNASRRRRIAKGSGTVVHDVNQLIKQFEASKQMMKRLGRMRRPPTFH; the protein is encoded by the coding sequence ATGCTGCAAGGACTATCCGATCGCCTCGGGGCGATCTTTCAACGGCTGCGCTCACGCGGAAAACTGAACGAACACGACGTCTCGGATGTGCTTCGAGAGGTCCGCATCGCGCTGCTCGAAGCCGACGTCAACCTCAAGGTGGTCAAAGACTTCATCGCGTCTATTCGCGCCCGCGCGATCGGCGCCGAAGTCCTTGAATCTTTGACGCCCGCGCAAGCGGTGATCAAGATCGTGCACGACGGGCTGATCGAGCTCATGGGCTCGCAAGTCGCGCCGGTGCGCTTCTTGCCCGTCGGCACGACGGCGATCATCCTGGCCGGATTGCAGGGCAGCGGAAAGACGACGCACGCCGCAAAGCTCGCTCGCTTCTTCAAAGAGGATGGCCGGCGACCGCTCCTCGTCGCGTGCGACGTCTACCGTCCGGCTGCGATCACGCAATTGAAAGTGCTCGGCGAACAGATCGACGTTCCCGTGTTCTCGCTCGACGGAGCCGACCCGACCACCATCGCGAGAGAAGCGCTCGCACATGCGAAGCAAGTCGGCAACGGCGTCGCGATATTCGACACCGCCGGAAGGTTGCAGATCGACGAACCGCTGATGCAAGAACTGCAATCGATCCGCGCGACCGTCGATCCATCGGAAGTGTTGCTGGTCGTCGACTCGATGACCGGCCAAGAGGCCGTCAACGTCGCGCTGGAGTTCGATCGGCGGATCGGGCTCACGGGAACGATCCTGACGAAGATGGACGGCGACAGCCGCGGCGGCGCCGCGCTTTCGATCCGCGCGGTACTCGGCAAACCCGTGAAGTTCATCGGTACCGGCGAGAAGGTCGGGGCGCTCGAACCGTTCCATCCCGACCGCCTCGTCTCGCGAATCCTCGGCTTTGGCGACGTGCTCACGCTCATCGAGCGAAGTCAGAGCGTCTACGACGAGGCGCAAGCCAAAGATCTCGCCCAGAAGCTCAAGCGACAGTCGTTCACCCTTCAGGACTTTCTCGACCAGCTGCGCATGGTCAAGAAGATGGGCTCGCTCGGTGACATCGCGAAGATGATCCCCGGCGTCGGCAAGCTCGTCAAAGACAATCCCATCGAAGATCGCCAAGTCGCCCGCACGGAGGCGATCATATGCTCGATGACGCCGCTCGAACGGACCGACCCAAGCGTGCTCAACGCGAGCCGGCGACGCCGCATCGCCAAAGGCAGCGGGACGGTTGTGCACGACGTCAACCAGCTGATCAAGCAGTTCGAAGCATCAAAGCAAATGATGAAGCGATTGGGCCGGATGCGCCGGCCGCCGACGTTTCACTGA
- the rpsP gene encoding 30S ribosomal protein S16: MSVQIRLRRTGLKKQPSYRVIVADKRSPRDGRFLDIVGHYNPRRSPVELVLDEEKIKRWLGNGAQPSDTVARLLADKGLYAKEKVRVRKARAKRAKKS; encoded by the coding sequence TTGTCAGTCCAGATACGTCTCCGCCGCACCGGTCTAAAGAAGCAGCCGAGTTATCGCGTCATCGTCGCCGACAAACGATCGCCGCGCGACGGCCGATTCCTCGACATCGTGGGGCACTACAATCCGCGGCGTTCACCCGTCGAGTTGGTGCTCGACGAGGAGAAGATCAAGCGCTGGCTCGGCAACGGCGCGCAGCCATCCGACACCGTCGCGCGTCTGCTCGCCGACAAAGGTCTCTACGCGAAAGAGAAAGTCCGCGTCCGCAAAGCGCGCGCCAAGCGCGCCAAAAAGTCTTGA
- a CDS encoding KH domain-containing protein encodes MPDRPHDFIDYDDEPLPAPKETEADDESEPLPRADDDEGFRADDDDNTGNIADGIGRAAAVLKFIVERIVDEPDRIAIAAAQDERGPVLLLRVSDEDRGKVIGRQGRIVHAIRTIVKAASVGAGEKVNVEILD; translated from the coding sequence ATGCCCGATAGGCCTCATGATTTCATCGACTACGACGACGAGCCGCTGCCGGCGCCGAAAGAGACAGAAGCCGACGACGAATCGGAACCGCTCCCGCGCGCTGACGACGACGAAGGCTTTCGCGCCGACGACGACGACAACACCGGCAATATCGCAGATGGCATCGGCCGTGCCGCGGCGGTTCTGAAATTCATCGTCGAGCGTATCGTTGATGAGCCCGATCGCATAGCGATCGCCGCGGCGCAAGACGAGCGCGGGCCGGTATTGCTCTTGCGGGTGAGCGACGAAGACCGAGGCAAGGTGATCGGCAGGCAGGGGCGCATAGTACACGCGATCCGCACGATCGTCAAAGCAGCCTCGGTTGGCGCAGGCGAAAAGGTCAACGTCGAGATCCTCGATTGA
- the rimM gene encoding ribosome maturation factor RimM (Essential for efficient processing of 16S rRNA), translated as MTQAEVLIGRIVGTFGLRGHVKIAGGDADALCEGARLEGIGVDGARRGFLIVSARTHKRVIVASFEGIASISQAEALVGTALYVDAAELPALPEGIHRASDLVGLRVVDSRLGPLGEVRSVQHYPSADMLVVGEALIPLHRAYDVSIDLGARTIHVTLPDGFDEIMKAPRAKRESPR; from the coding sequence TTGACGCAAGCCGAGGTCCTCATCGGTCGCATCGTCGGCACCTTTGGACTTCGGGGCCACGTCAAGATCGCCGGCGGCGACGCAGACGCGCTATGCGAAGGCGCGCGGTTGGAGGGGATCGGCGTCGACGGCGCGCGGCGCGGCTTCCTGATCGTTTCGGCTCGCACTCATAAGCGCGTCATCGTCGCATCGTTCGAAGGAATCGCAAGCATCTCGCAAGCGGAGGCACTCGTCGGAACGGCGCTATATGTCGACGCCGCGGAGCTCCCCGCATTGCCCGAGGGCATACACCGCGCGTCGGACCTCGTCGGCTTGCGGGTCGTCGACAGCAGACTGGGTCCGCTTGGGGAAGTTCGTTCCGTGCAGCACTATCCGTCGGCCGACATGCTCGTCGTGGGCGAGGCGCTGATCCCGCTGCACCGGGCTTACGACGTCTCGATCGACCTCGGAGCGCGGACGATACACGTGACGCTGCCCGACGGCTTTGACGAGATCATGAAAGCTCCGCGAGCCAAGCGCGAATCACCGCGTTGA
- a CDS encoding alpha/beta hydrolase, whose amino-acid sequence MAQILYVHGSGHTHEAFAEQAAAFPGSDAVSLPGHPHGTPLGDVPEMASWLAKYARFRAAVPAIACGNSLGAAIALEWALTNPSDVAGLILIGGGARLRVGKPIFDMIDQRWPDCVDELVDLSVAPGCADHLRQLVRGWHLMVGQGATRADYAACDTFDEIERVSTVEIPTLIIVGSVDRMTPPKYAAFLHERIARSTLKIIEGAGHLPHFEQPDAVNAVIRAWLAELS is encoded by the coding sequence ATGGCTCAAATCCTGTACGTCCACGGCTCGGGTCATACGCACGAGGCTTTTGCCGAGCAGGCCGCGGCCTTCCCCGGCTCGGATGCGGTCTCGCTGCCGGGTCATCCTCACGGCACCCCATTGGGCGACGTCCCCGAAATGGCATCGTGGCTTGCTAAGTATGCTCGTTTTCGTGCGGCCGTGCCGGCAATCGCGTGCGGAAACTCCTTAGGCGCGGCGATCGCACTCGAGTGGGCGCTGACAAACCCATCGGACGTCGCGGGATTGATCCTCATCGGCGGCGGCGCACGCCTGCGCGTCGGCAAGCCGATCTTCGACATGATCGACCAGCGTTGGCCGGATTGTGTCGACGAACTCGTGGACCTTTCGGTCGCGCCCGGCTGTGCGGATCATCTGCGTCAGCTCGTCAGGGGATGGCACCTCATGGTCGGACAAGGCGCCACTCGCGCAGACTACGCCGCATGCGACACGTTCGATGAGATCGAGCGGGTGAGCACTGTTGAAATCCCAACCCTCATCATCGTCGGGTCGGTAGACCGCATGACTCCCCCGAAATACGCGGCGTTTCTTCACGAGCGCATCGCCCGGAGCACGCTGAAGATCATTGAAGGAGCCGGCCATCTGCCCCACTTTGAGCAGCCCGACGCCGTCAACGCGGTGATTCGCGCTTGGCTCGCGGAGCTTTCATGA